In Blastopirellula sediminis, the following proteins share a genomic window:
- a CDS encoding formylglycine-generating enzyme family protein, protein MTKQPDRLQYMRSLAAGKPPNKPSRSYLLPIVGLAILSLGVGFYFFPPEGGFPKLNIAGLTGMAPESDAPSAQLDVADPDGMIALAGGQFLLGKTGGPVDAQPVVKVTISPLRVDQHEVTNAQFAAFVEATQYLTDAERRGRSWVFDAKTGEASIVDGAQWRYPTGVDSTIIGRENFPVLQVSWYDARAYAEWAGKRLPTEAEWEYAARGGQIDADYPQSDAEGKVGNVWQGRFPFADAASDGYGDLAPVGKFAANGYGLYDMAGNAAEWCGDHYAEDAYQLADRVDPAGPLDGEERVIRGGSWLSSEQEGVSEAMVWYRSHAAPRSPNNFTGFRCVK, encoded by the coding sequence GTGACGAAACAACCCGACCGTCTGCAGTACATGCGAAGCCTGGCGGCAGGCAAGCCGCCGAACAAGCCTTCGCGCTCTTACTTGCTGCCGATCGTCGGTCTGGCGATTCTCAGCCTCGGAGTCGGCTTCTATTTCTTTCCGCCTGAAGGTGGCTTTCCCAAGCTGAACATCGCCGGCCTGACTGGTATGGCGCCGGAATCCGATGCGCCGTCTGCGCAGCTCGACGTCGCTGATCCGGACGGGATGATCGCGCTGGCCGGCGGACAGTTTCTGCTCGGAAAAACCGGCGGTCCGGTCGATGCGCAGCCGGTGGTGAAGGTCACCATTTCGCCGCTGCGCGTTGATCAGCATGAAGTGACCAACGCCCAGTTTGCCGCGTTCGTCGAAGCGACGCAGTATCTGACCGACGCCGAACGGCGCGGGCGTTCGTGGGTCTTTGACGCCAAGACCGGCGAAGCGTCGATCGTCGACGGCGCCCAGTGGCGTTATCCGACCGGAGTCGACAGCACGATCATCGGCCGCGAGAACTTCCCGGTGCTGCAAGTCTCGTGGTATGACGCCCGCGCCTACGCCGAATGGGCCGGCAAACGTCTGCCGACCGAAGCGGAATGGGAATACGCGGCCCGCGGCGGTCAGATTGACGCCGACTATCCGCAGTCGGACGCTGAAGGAAAAGTCGGGAACGTCTGGCAAGGACGATTTCCATTCGCCGATGCGGCGAGCGACGGTTACGGCGATCTCGCGCCGGTCGGCAAGTTCGCCGCGAACGGCTATGGACTGTACGACATGGCGGGCAACGCCGCTGAATGGTGCGGCGACCACTACGCCGAAGACGCCTATCAACTGGCCGATCGGGTCGACCCGGCCGGCCCGCTCGATGGTGAAGAGCGCGTGATCCGCGGCGGCAGTTGGCTATCGAGCGAACAGGAAGGGGTGAGCGAAGCGATGGTCTGGTACCGCTCGCACGCCGCGCCGCGCTCGCCGAACAATTTCACCGGTTTTCGCTGCGTGAAGTAG
- a CDS encoding rhomboid family intramembrane serine protease, giving the protein MGIYDREYYQDEPRSLNFSLGGRSIVNTLVIINVIVFFVDFIFFGGRLAASSFDPRIGGDVGGWAACHSDTLLHPLLWWQFLTYGFLHSPTDIFHIIGNMFVLWMFGRQIEDRYGSAEFLRIYLLSVVLGGVLWSAIALATGSAGTVVGASGAVTTILILFICNFPRVTIYFQLLIPIPAWLLGVIIIGMNVLGAFGNGQSNVAFTVHLAGAALGLAYFYGGWNFGYLSFGGLPDRIRQSMKRKPNLKVHTPPDEDPYLDSNDEAEQVLDKVRDHGLDSLTPAEKRKLEAYSRRMKQKHS; this is encoded by the coding sequence ATGGGAATTTACGACCGCGAGTATTACCAAGACGAACCGCGCTCGCTTAATTTCAGCCTGGGCGGGCGTTCGATCGTCAACACGTTGGTCATCATCAACGTGATCGTCTTTTTCGTCGACTTCATCTTCTTCGGCGGAAGGCTGGCGGCCAGTTCTTTCGATCCGCGTATCGGCGGTGACGTGGGGGGCTGGGCGGCATGTCACAGCGATACCTTGCTTCACCCGCTTCTCTGGTGGCAGTTTCTGACGTACGGCTTTCTCCATAGCCCGACCGACATCTTTCACATCATCGGCAACATGTTCGTGTTGTGGATGTTCGGACGGCAGATCGAAGACCGCTACGGCAGCGCCGAGTTCCTCCGCATCTACTTGCTGAGCGTCGTCCTCGGCGGCGTACTCTGGTCCGCCATCGCTTTGGCGACCGGTTCGGCCGGTACGGTCGTCGGCGCTTCGGGCGCCGTGACGACGATCCTGATCCTGTTCATCTGCAATTTCCCCCGCGTCACGATCTATTTCCAATTGCTCATCCCGATTCCGGCCTGGTTGTTGGGGGTGATCATTATCGGGATGAACGTGCTGGGCGCCTTTGGGAATGGACAAAGCAATGTCGCGTTTACCGTGCACCTGGCTGGCGCGGCGTTGGGTTTGGCCTACTTCTATGGCGGTTGGAACTTTGGCTATCTCAGCTTCGGCGGGCTGCCCGATCGAATCCGCCAATCGATGAAGCGTAAGCCGAATTTGAAAGTGCATACGCCTCCGGATGAAGATCCCTATCTCGACTCGAACGACGAAGCGGAGCAGGTCTTGGACAAGGTTCGAGACCACGGACTGGATAGTTTGACTCCGGCCGAAAAGCGGAAGCTGGAAGCGTACAGCCGGCGAATGAAGCAGAAGCATAGCTAA
- a CDS encoding S1C family serine protease: MPKTSFSAGSLIPGVLAFSVMAVCGPFLFAQQPMAPLPTSPMATLPTAGQWRSPGQDPRVSDARPMQQLRPADSSEMGLTPDEQRNIYVYDKGNRSVCHIMTRSVQRDTTFGLLMSETPSEGSGSGSVLDKQGHILTNYHVIEGATEIDVTLFNAESYPAELVGQDPVNDIAVLKIDVPADLLVPVELGDSSNLRVGQKAFAIGNPFGLERTMTIGIISSLNRMLPSRSGRTMKAIIQIDAALNRGNSGGPLFDSNGRLIGMNTAIASRTGQNTGVGFAIPVATIRRVAPQLIAEGKITRPDLGVSRVYLTDDGLGVASLVQGGPAEQAGLQGFQLVRQQVRRGPYVYEETRVDRSKADVITAVDGTAIESADDLLTAIERKNPGEVVKLSVLREGKKVDVPVTLGVGD, translated from the coding sequence ATGCCGAAAACCTCGTTTTCCGCCGGCTCGCTCATTCCAGGCGTGCTGGCTTTTTCCGTCATGGCCGTTTGCGGCCCGTTCTTATTCGCCCAACAGCCGATGGCCCCGTTGCCAACGTCGCCGATGGCGACTTTGCCGACAGCCGGCCAGTGGCGTTCACCCGGCCAAGATCCCCGCGTCAGTGATGCGCGGCCGATGCAGCAATTGCGACCGGCCGACAGCAGCGAAATGGGGCTCACCCCGGATGAGCAGCGCAACATCTACGTCTATGACAAAGGGAACCGCAGCGTCTGCCACATCATGACCCGCAGCGTGCAGCGCGATACGACGTTCGGTTTGCTGATGTCCGAGACGCCGTCGGAAGGTTCCGGGTCAGGTTCGGTCCTGGATAAGCAGGGGCATATCCTCACGAATTACCACGTGATCGAAGGGGCGACCGAAATCGACGTCACCCTGTTCAACGCCGAAAGTTATCCCGCCGAGTTGGTGGGACAGGATCCGGTGAACGATATCGCGGTGCTGAAGATCGATGTGCCGGCCGATCTGCTGGTCCCTGTGGAACTGGGGGATTCGTCGAATCTGCGCGTCGGCCAAAAGGCGTTCGCGATCGGCAATCCGTTCGGTTTGGAACGGACCATGACGATCGGTATTATCTCCAGCTTGAACCGCATGCTCCCGTCGCGGAGCGGGCGAACCATGAAGGCGATCATTCAGATCGACGCCGCGCTCAACCGGGGGAACTCGGGCGGGCCGCTGTTTGATAGCAACGGTCGTTTGATCGGGATGAACACCGCGATCGCGAGCCGAACCGGTCAAAACACCGGCGTCGGTTTCGCCATTCCGGTCGCCACGATTCGCCGCGTCGCTCCTCAGTTGATTGCGGAGGGGAAGATTACCCGGCCTGATCTGGGCGTCTCTCGCGTCTATTTGACCGACGATGGCCTGGGAGTCGCGTCGCTTGTCCAAGGGGGACCCGCCGAACAGGCAGGCCTGCAAGGTTTCCAATTGGTCCGCCAGCAAGTGCGCCGCGGACCGTATGTCTATGAGGAGACGCGGGTCGACCGGAGCAAAGCGGACGTAATTACCGCAGTCGACGGGACCGCGATCGAGTCGGCCGACGACCTGCTGACCGCCATCGAGCGGAAAAACCCTGGCGAAGTCGTCAAACTGAGCGTTTTACGCGAGGGAAAAAAGGTCGACGTTCCGGTGACCCTAGGCGTCGGCGATTAA